GGCGTTGATCTCGGCGGCGCTCATGGGGGCGGCGCTCGCAGCCGCGGCCGTGCCGGCCAATGACAGGAACACGGCGGTTGTGATGGTCGTCAGCCGTAGGCGAGTTTTCGTGCGCATGTTTTCCTCCTTGGGGTCGTCTCACGTGCGGAACTGCGAGGTGTCCGGCGGCGGCCAGTAGGAGCACCGGGTTCCGGTGTGTACGTTGTCGCGCAGGTGTTCGCCGAGTTCGCGGTCGAGCGTGGTGATGTTCGCCAGGGCGCGTCGGATGGTCTTGCCGACCGCGATGCGCGCGCGTTCACCACGATCGGCGAAGTCGCGGACTTGGCCGCCGATCCCGGTCACAGCGGACAGCTCGTCGAGAAGCCAGTCGTACTCGACCTGCAGCCGGGCTGTCCCTACGTGGTCGTTGCGGGCTTGGTGCTCGTCGATCTCCGCGGTGAGCTGAGCGATCCGCAGGCGGTACTGGCTGAGTGCCGTGTGGTCCAGGACGGGCTGGCCACGGCCCGTCGGGGTGCCTTCGCCGCGGCTGTGGAGTGTGCCGGCGAGGTCGAGTGCGTGGATCTCGGCGCCAGGGTTGTTCAGCAGCACGGTAAGACGCCGCATCCCGACGCTGTTCCTGACGCGGACGCTGCGGCGACGCCAGTCGATGCGCCAGTTGAGGCCGTGTCGCACGCAGGTGATCGCCGCGGGCGGTGCTGGTGCTTGGGTCATGGTGCCCACCGTCGCAGACCCCGTCGACAGACCGTCGATGGTGTCGCCGTGGCGGACCGGCGACACCACACGGCGAACAGACCCTCAGTGCAGGATCGGATGGCTCCACGTCGTGTTGTTGGACCAGCGGATCAACCCGTTCGGATCGATCGTGCCCAGGAAGGTGCCGCCGGCGGTGAAACTGACCTCGATCGTCGATGCGTTGCGCGCGAACCCGACGCCGACCTGGGTGCCGTTGTCCAAGGTCACCCGGACGTAGCCGCCGGTGTTGGTGACGCGCCGGAACGATATGCCGTCCGTCCACGACCCGTTGATGTCGTGCACCAGCTGCCCGGTGAACACCCTGCGCCACACCGAACCGTTCGACCACTGGAGGACGTCGCCGCCGCCGACGATCGTGCCGGTGAACCTGCCGGCGTCCGGGAAGGTGACGAAGAAGGTAGTCGCGCTGGTCACCTTTCCGAAGGCGGTGGGGCGGTTCGCGAACGACATGTTCACCACGAGGTTGTCGCCGCCCACACCGCCCTGAATGATGGACGGCATCGCCGACCCGTTGTCGGTCCAGTTCCCGGTGAGACTGGTGGCGTTCGGCGCGACGGCGGTGCCCGCCTCGGCCACTCCCGCGCCGAGTCCCACTCCGACCGTGGTGAGCACGGTCGCCAACGCGCCCACCAACAACACCCTGAGTAACTTCATGATCTGCCTCTCCTCAAGTGGAGGGTGGTCTGTCGACCACTCGTACCTGAGGCGTTCCAGAGTGTTCCACCGCGAGCACGGCCCGGACACCGCGCTCGATCGTGGAGGTCGGCTTCGCCAACGTTCGCGACCTGCCTGTGCCGGGCTGAACGAGCGGCAGCGGCTGTACCTGTCGACGATCGCGGAGAACATGGACTCCGACCTGCGATCGGGCACGGCCCTGATTCAAGGTTGCGGCGATTCGATGTAGGACTTCAGCGCCGTTGCGAGGTCACTGTCGGCCGTGACCTCAGCGACTGCGGAATCTTTCGAACTTCCGGCTCCGATGTGGTCAGGACACTGTAAATCGACCAGCGTGTGACGACCATCGCTGTCCAGGTCGAACGTACCGACCAGCGCGGCGGTTCTCGACTGGCGTACTTCGTAGCGATACTGCACGTGATCCACCTCAAGCGCCTCTCCGCCGGGCGTGTCCACGCCGCTGGGCGTGTACGAGCTGCAGGAATAGCCGGTGTCGCTGCCCACGGAAAGCGGCACTCACACACCACCAGCTGCACCTTCGCGGCGTAGACGGAGCCGTGTTGCCCGTCCTGAAGCTGGGCTAGCCCATATCGACTTGGTTCGGGTACTGGTTCCCGCGCGGCCGGAAGTCTCGGCGCGAACAACCTCCCGAACACAGGGCGGCCGTCTTGATTTGTTGGATACTCCCAGCCCCCGGCCTTGATGAGGGTAGCTTCGGCGTGCTTCAGCATCCCCTCATATTTCGCGCCCCCAGCGCCCCGCGGAGCGAGGCGGCGCTGGCGAGAAGCCGTGCCGGCACTGCGCAGCATCCCATCGAACTCCCCCGCACCGGGGTGACTGGGCGCGCTCGCCGGAAGCGCGCCTGCCACCCGTCCGGACCGGCCGGACCTTTACGGCCTCCACCGGTGACCTCCTCTGCGCGGCATCGTGCGCCCGCCGGGACGGCACCCGGAGGCGAATGGGCGATGTTGCGCCGGAATGGCGAGTGACGAGCCGTGTTCGCTCGGTACGTTGTAGGCCATGCCCGATCACGACGACGTCGACTACGCCAAGCGTCTCGGAGCCGCGATCCGCAACCACCGGATGTCCCAGGGGATGTCGTTGCGGGCCTTGGCGAAAGAGCTCCACCTCAGCGGGCACGGGAGCCTGGTCGACTACGAGCTGGGCCGCCGGATCCCGCCGCAGAACCTGGTCGAAGGCTGCGAACGCGTCTTCCGGATCTCCGACGGCGCGTTGCGGAACCTGCGCGAGAAGGCGCTGACCGAGCGGGCCGACCTCAGCACCGAGCGGCTCCTGCGGCCGCCCGAGCCCGAGACCACCACCGCGCCCGCAGTCACCGCCGGGCCCGCAGTCACCGCCGGGCCCGTGCGGCGCTGGACGCCGCGGCGCCGGCTGGTCGTCGTCGCGGCCGCGGTGGTGGTGCTCGCCGGGCTGGCGGCCGGGGTCTGGCGGTGGAGTTCGCCCGGGACGGCGACACCCTCGCTGGCGGCGTCGCCGCCCGTGCGGTTCGGCTTCGAAGACGGCATCGAGCGGTGGAGCCCGCTGTGGGGCGGCCCGCGGATCCGCTACGACGTCTCCGCGACCACGGCCTACGAAGGCAAGCAGTCCCTGCAGATCACCACCACCGGGTTCAGCAACATGACGGACAAGTCGCTGGGCACCACCCACGGGCTGGAAACCCTGCGGCCGGGCATGAAGGTCACCTGCTACCTGCGGGTGCCACTGCCGGAACGCGCGAGCGTGCGGTTCTTCGCCTACGACTCGAAATCCCACCGCTTCTGGGCCCTCGAGACCCCGGAGGGCGGTGAGGCGCAGCTGCCGTCGGACACCGCGTGGAAGCGCTACGACTGGACAGTGCCGAACATCGACCTCGTGCACGCCATCGGCATCGAGATCTACCAGTTCACCGACGACCCGGTCATCCTCTGGCTCGACGCCGTCGGATGGTGACCCGCGCCGACCGGCTCCCACTCTCACCGGCCGACGCGGATCACCCGGTCAGGACAACGGCCACGGTTCCGTTCTCGCCCACCGAAACCCGGTCCGAGGCGTGATCGATCGTGGCCCACGGGTGCGCCTGCGACCCGTCGCCCGAGCTGTCGCTTCCCGCCGGAGACACGTAGTACTGCAGTGCGCCGGCCGCGGTCGCGCCCTGCCCGAGCCCGGTGAAGACCCCCAGGTACATCACCGTGCCGGCCACGGGAACCAGTGCCAGTGCCAGCTTTGCCTTGCTCACTTCCGCAAACCTCCTCGTGCGGTGGTCGGGGATGGCCGTCGCGGCACGTCAGCCGCCGTGGCAGTCGTTCTCGCCACGGGAGGTGACGGTGATCTCCGGGCTGTTGGTCGTCGTGTCGTTGACCTGCCTGCCGTTGACGTAGAGCCGGAAGTAGGCGTGCACCTTGATGTCGGTGTCGGCGGGCACGGGCCGCCAGTCCGCGTTGCACCAGTAGCCGGAGACGGGGTGGTGGCCCGGCGAGCACGAGCTCCCGTCCTGGAACTCGTCGCCGAACCGCCGGTTGCTCCGGTCCCACAGCTCCACGACGATCCGGCAGTTGCCGGGCAGGGCGGGCTGGTTGACGTAGTAGTCGGGGTAGGCCCGGTCGTGGTTGTTCCGGTTGTTGACGCAGATGCCGATGCTGTAGCCGCCCGGGTGGTACGTGAGGCAGCCGCCGTCGGCCGCCTGCGCCGGCGTCGTGGCCAAGGGCGCGGCCAGGGCACCGAAACCGAGCAGCGACAGCGCGGTCACAGTCGTGCGCCGCGGAAAGCGAGGCGAAGACATGGTTTCCTCCAGGTCGTGGGGTGGGCCGGAATTGGACAGCGCGAATGCTCCCCGCAGGACGCCGGTGGTCGCAGCCACTGCGACCGGACGCGGACCAACACCGGACCGGCGGCCGGTCACCGCGTGGTCCGCGTCCGGTCCGCGCTTGGTCCGCACCCGCGGTGACCAGGCCGGAAGCCGTTAACGTGCGGGCCGTCGCTTTCGTGCCGCCCATGCCGGAAGGAACTCTTGTGCAGCCGAGAACGCATCGATGGTTCGCCCCACCCGCGGCCCTGCTCGCCGCGCTCGCCGCCCTGCTCGCCGCGCTCGCCGCCGTGGTCTTCGCGGTCCGGTCCACACCCGCCCGCGGCGACGACGGCCCGCCGGTGTCCCCGCTGCTGTGGGGCGAAAACCTCACCCTCGACCCGAATTCGCTGAACAGCGACTGGTTCCTCACCCAGCCCGCCCTGCGGGCCGGGCTCGCCGCCGCGCACACCAGCGTGATCCGGATGCCCGTGCGCGGGCCGTCGCCCGACCAGGCGGGCATCGCGAACCGGGCCGAGTTCCAGTTGGCGGCCCGGCAGGTCCGGGAGCTCGGCCTCACCCCGCTGGTCATCCTGCGCAACCCGCAGGACCCGGACCTGCTCGCCGACGACACCGAAGTGGTCCGTTACGTCAACTCCGTCTTCGGAAACCAGCCGGTCTACTACGAGTGGGCCAACGAGACCGACCTCCCGGGCAGTCCCGGCCAGGTCGGCGCCGCCGACTACGTCGCCAGCTGGAACCACACCGTCCCGGCCCTGAAGGCGGCGGCCAACCCCGGCGCGCGGTTCCTCGGCCCGGCCGGCTACCAGCTGAACACCGCCGACCTGAGCTACCTGAAGACGTTCCTGGCCGGCGCGAACCCGCGGCCGGACGCGGTCAGCTGGCACGAGTACACCTGCAACGACGCCACCAAGACCGAAGACCAGTGCCTGGCCGCCCTCGGCAGCTGGCCCAAGCACCTCACGGCCGCGAGGAACCTGATGACCGACACGATCGGGCAGCAGCTGCCGATCTGGGTCACGGAGTGGAACTACACGCCCGACATCGTGCACGGCGACGGCAAGCACGCCGACGCCGACTTCCTCCGCCGGTGGACCACCACGGCACTGCAGACCCTCGCCGCGAACGGCGTCACCGCCTCGATGCACTTCGACGTCCGCAACCAGCAGCAGGACCACCTCCCCCTGGTCGAGGGCGACGGAACCCTCGCCCCGGAAGGCATCGCGTTCAAAGCCGCCTACGACGCGCTGGCCGGCACCCCGCCGACCACCACGACCACCACCTCGGTCCCGGCGCCCGGCCCGAAGTACTCCTTCGAGGACGCGGGACTCGACGGCTGGGCCGGCACCGGGCACGTCAGCGCGCTCGCCGGCAGCACCGACGTCGGTGGCGAGGACGGCACCCACGCCCTGCGGGTGACGTTCACCTCGAACAGCGCCGCCGACCAGCCGTACGTCCACGTCAACCCGCCAGGCGGCGGCCCCGGCGCCGGCCGTCCCCTGACCGCCCACTTCTACGTCCCCGGCACGACCACGGCGACCGTCACCGCGAAGCTGTACGTCCAGGACCTGTCCGGAACCTGGCACATCGGCGCCGACACGGTCCTCAGCCAACGCGGCTCCTGGACTGAGCTGAGCTACACGCCCTCCGGCTACTCCGGCAACGCCCAGCAGATCGGCGTGCAGCTGCGCGAAAGCCCCGTCGGCACCGCCGCCACCGTCTACCTCGACGCCGTCGGCTGGTGACACTCGGCTGGCGCGGTTCGCAGACGATTGTTGGCACGGTGACGACCCGAGGTCCGGCTTCGCCGCAGCAGGAAGCCGCGGTCTGTCAAGCAGCGGATTGACGCGACGAGTCCTGCGACTGGCCGCCTGGCCACCGCGCCGGGTGGTGTGGTCGGATGTCGCGGTGGATCTGGTTAGGCCGTAATGATGCCGCGCCTGCCCGGTGGCCGGGCCATGGTTGGCCTGTAGGTACGCCACCCGACCTGGCCTTCAACGCCTGCTTGCCGCCATCGCGGTACTTCGCGATCCAGCCGAACACCGTGCTACGCGCCATCCCCAAGGTCACCGCGACCTCCTCCGGATGCTGCCCAGCCTCCACCGCGGCCACCGCCCGCAGACGACCGGGCGGCTGTGGTTGCGGGGCCACCCGCGGCCGGGGAAGCCGACGAAGGCCGGCCTTCCGGGCTATCCCTGCGCGGGCAGCTTCCGCCCGGCCTGAGCCGTGGCGGCGTCTTCCTACGTCAGCGTGCGTATCTCCGATGGCCGCCCTCACACCGACGCGGAGAGCCGGCGCCTGCGGCAAGGTCGGGAGTCATCCGCAGCAAAAGACTCCCGAAGGAGCATGGATCATGGGGTCCACACCGGCATCCGACGTCCCGGCACACCAGCCCACCACGACGCGGTGGGCCCTGACAGGGGCGATCGTGTTCCTGGTCGCGTACCTGTTGGTGAACTTCGCCGGCGTCCTCAGTGACCGGAGCCTGCCCCTGCCCGACGCCCCAGCAGCCGACGTCGCGGCGTACTACTCAGCCAACCCCGCGGCCACCGTGGCCGTCGCCCTGCTGCAGGCCGTCTCCGTTCTCGGTTTCGCCGGATTCGCCCGCGCCGTCGTCCGGATCCCGGCCACCGAACCGGCCAGGGCACGCCTGCTCGCCGGTACCGCGGGAATCTCCGTGCTGGCGATGCTGGTGTCGTGCGCTTTCTCCCTCGCCTTGGCGATCGTCGCCGGCTCGGCGTCCTTGGCCACCGTCCAGACGCTGCGGCTGGGCAGCTTCTACGCCGGCGGGGTCGTCAACGTGGTCACCTTGGGCCTGTTCGTCCTCGTTGCCGCGACCGCCCTCGCCCGCGGCGGCTTCCTCGGCGCGCCGTCCCGCTGGTTCGGCTACGTCGCGGGGACTCTGGCGACGCTCTCGGTGCTGTCGTTGGTGTTCTACTACGCGAGCGCCTTCCTGCCCATCGGCCGGATCCTGTCGATGGTGTGGACGGTGGCCGCCGCCATCGTCCTCGCCAGACACCGCCGCCCGGTCGTGGCGGGATCCCCCGCGTAGGACGCCTCGTCACCAGGGGCCGATCCCGCCGAGCATGCCGGAGATGAACCGCTTCTGGAGGAAGAAAATAAACGCCTTACGCTGATGAGCGGATATTCGCAACCTTGGGACGAGCTGCGGACGACTGGAATGTTCAGCCGTAGTGCGCCAAGCGCCGTTACTGTGGGCGGCGTGGAGCGCCGGATCGACCTCAGCAATCTTGATCTCGACCGGGCGGCCGTGATGGTGGCCGCCCGGCGTGGCGGCCGTGAGCTGGGACTGGCGGCCGATGAGCTCACTCGGATGGACAACGACGTTCCATGGCCGGCGCCGCTTCTGCGGGATCGCGGCCAGGCGCGTCGGCCGATGTCGTGTGGGGTGTGCGTGTGCACGGGGACGCGGGGGAAGCGAGTTCGTGCTGTACGCCGGCGGCTGGGCGGACGTTGTTGGGCTGGCCCGCATGGCGGCCCACGGGAGGTTAGGCGTGCCCGCTGAGTCGGATCGATTGTGATGAGACTGACTACCGTGCTCACCAGAGCCGATAGGTCGACGGCCAGGATGGCCTCCACACCGGCTCCCTTCGCTTCTGCGCGGCAGCGTGAGCGACGACGGCGTTCGGCCGGGCAACGATGGTGCGGCCGGCGGCTTCGGGGCATCTGTGGCGGCTGCGCGGTCACAATCTCACCGCCCAGACCGGGCCGGTCCGCTGCTGCGCCACTCTCGTGCCGATCCTGCGGGCGAATCTCGTTGGTGCTGCCGGGCATACTGAAAGTCATGCACGAACATGGGGATTCGGATGCCGCCATGGGGGACGCGCTGGTCGCCCGGCTGGTCAACCTCGAACCGATCAAGCCGGACGAATGGCCGGAGGCGCGCATCGAGGCGCACAAGGCGCTCTACCAGTACGCGCACGCGGTTGTGTCCGACCCGGCCGGGCCGGCCTGGCTGACCACCCTGGCGGCCCACCCGAACAGCCCGGTCCGCGCCATCGCGGTCAGAGCCCTCGGCTCCGGCCACGATCCCGCCCATCAGCCCATCCTCGTGCAAGCCCTGTCCGACCCCGCCGCCCACGTCGTGCAGGCCGCCCTGGAAGGCCTCACCGCGCAGTCCTCGGACGAGGTGTTCGACCGGCTGGTCGAGCTGCTGAACGAGACGGACCGCGCCCGGGCCTGGACCGGCCGCTCCGCCGCCCAGCGCATCGCCGAGACCAGCGACCCGAGACGGCTGGACGTCCTGGCCCACGCACTGGGGCAGGTACATCACGGCGCCGCACACGACATCACCCGCGCACTGAGCCGGGCCGGCGACCTGGGGGTCGCGCCGGTGCTGATCGAGCACCTCCGCCACCGCCGCCCGGGCCGCTTCGCGGCCGCAGAAGTGCTCGGCAACCTGCGCGTCGCCGAAGCGACCGGCCCGCTCATCGATGTCCTGCGCGAGTCCGACGGCCCCCAGTCGCTGCCCGTAGTGGAAGCGCTGGGCAAGCTCGAAGCGCTGGAGGCCGCGCCGGCGATCGTGCCGCTGCTCGACCACAGTTCGTCCTACGTTCGCGAGTGCGCCCTGCTGGCCCTGAACCGGATCGGCGGGCCGTTGGCGACTCCCGCCGCCCTCAAGGCCACCGACGACGTCCACCCTGTCATCCGTGCACGGGCCTTCCGTGTGCTGGCCAAGCACGGCGATCACCGCGCTCTCGGCCGGCTGGCCGCCGCCTGCGACAGTTGGCACGTCCACACCGCCCTCACCGGCCTGGTTCGCCTGGCCGACGACTCGGTCGCGCCCACCTTGGTGCAGGTGCTGCTGGCCACCGACGAGCGACGTGTCCGCAAGCTTGCCGGACGAATCCTCGCCCGCATCGGCACACAGCACTACCTACCCAGCCACGATCCCGACCCGCTCGTCCGCCGCGCCATCGTCTGGATCATCGGCCAACGAGCCGACCCGGCCCACATATGGACGCTGACCAACGCGCTCAAGGACGAGGACGAGTTGGTCCGATCCCGCGCCGCCGCGGCACTCGGGCGAATCACCCACGACAAGACGCTCCCGCTGCTGACCGAGGCGCTACACGACCCCAGGCCACGCGTCCGGGCCAACGCCGCGACCGCTCTGGGCCGAACCGACCCTGACAGCCTGCGTTCCCTCCTCGCCGACGCCCTGGTCGACCCGCACCCGGCCGTTCGGTCCGCCGCCGCCGCGGCACTGCGAGCGAGCCCACTACGGCATGACCCGCACCTACAGCCACCGTGAGGTTGTTCGGCTCACCGGTCTTCGTGCCCATCGCGGTCGCGGTCATCAGCGGAACGGCGATCGGTGCCGACGCCTCCAGCGGGTACCGGCGCTACCTGCTGGTCCGGCCCGTGACGATCACCCGCGTGTATCTGACCAGACTGGCGGGCGCCGTCGCTTTCTGTTTCGGTGTTACGACAGCGCTGGTGCTGCTGGGCACGGTGGCCGCTCTCGTCCCAGCCCCGAACGGTCCCGCGCATGCGGCGGCCCTCGCGGTCGACCCGTCCACCGGTGAGTATCTGGTTCGCGGCCTGGCGGCCGCCGGGTACGTGGCGCTGTGGTTGACGGCGCTGGCCTCGATCGGCGTGCTGGCCGGCGCGCTCACCCGCTCACCCGCTCACCCGCTCAGCTGTCGGCGGGGTCGGCCTGACGATCGGATACCACTTGGTGGCCAGTGTGCCGACAGAGGTTCCCGCACTGCACGACATCCATCCCGCCCTGCTGCCCTCCTGGCTGGGGCGCTGGACAACCATCGGCCAGGCCCGGCCACACTGAACCTCAGACTTCGCCGGCGGCGCGGTGTGCGGTGCTGCCTACGTCGTCGTGTGCACCCTGATCGAACTCATATTGCTCCGCCACCGCGACGTGACCGAGTGAACTATTGTCCGGCCGCCGGATGTGCGATCGGTGCACTACCCACCACTCCAACGACTGTCCGCTTAAGTAGCCGCTGACCGGCAGCTCATCTGAGGACGCGGTGAGGCTGGCGACGGGTCGGCAGGACTCAGCCGCCGCTCCAACGGTCCCCTGCGTGTCAGGGTGAGTTGAGTCCACTGGTTCACAGCAACCCGGCCTGATGCAGGGCGAGATACGGATCGACTGACATGACCCGCAAGACCATGTCCCCGGTAGTCGAGGGCGACAATGAGCGGATGGATTCCCAGCACCCGCGCAGCGACGGGCCACGGCGACGCACGTTCACCGCGTCGGAGAAGCTCGCCCATCTGGACGCCTACGAGGCGGCGTGTGAGCAGGGCGACGGCGGCGGATACCTGCGGCGGGAAGGCCTGTACTCGTCGTTGATCAGCGAGTGGCGCAAGCAGCGCGATGCCGGCGTGCTGGCGGGCAAAAAGCCCGGCGAGAAGGTCGGCAGACTGTCCGCGGAGCAGGCTGAGATCGCGCGGCTCACGCGGGAGAACGCCCGTTTGAGCAAACGGCTGAACACCACCGAGACGGCCCTGGACATCATGGGAAAAGCGCACGCTCTCTTGGAAGGTCTCTCCGAGAGAGCGGATTCCGACGAGAAGCGCAAGAAGCGCTGACCCACGCCTACGCGTCCATGACCGCCGATGGTGTGCCCACGAGGCAAGCCGCCTGGCTGACCGGGCTGGCGCGCTCAACGGCGATCCGGCACGGCAAGACCGCCGCCGCGGCCACGCCGGCGGTCATGGCGCATCCGGCGCCGGAACCGGTCAACAAACTGACCGTTTCCGAACGCCTGCGGATACTCCAGGTGCTCACCAGCGAACGATTTGTGGACCTGGCGCCGTTGCAGATCTATGCCCAGCTGCTCGACGAGGGCGTCTACGTGTGCTCGGTGTCCACGATGTACCGGGTGCTGGCGGAGAA
This window of the Amycolatopsis balhimycina FH 1894 genome carries:
- a CDS encoding helix-turn-helix domain-containing protein, with product MPDHDDVDYAKRLGAAIRNHRMSQGMSLRALAKELHLSGHGSLVDYELGRRIPPQNLVEGCERVFRISDGALRNLREKALTERADLSTERLLRPPEPETTTAPAVTAGPAVTAGPVRRWTPRRRLVVVAAAVVVLAGLAAGVWRWSSPGTATPSLAASPPVRFGFEDGIERWSPLWGGPRIRYDVSATTAYEGKQSLQITTTGFSNMTDKSLGTTHGLETLRPGMKVTCYLRVPLPERASVRFFAYDSKSHRFWALETPEGGEAQLPSDTAWKRYDWTVPNIDLVHAIGIEIYQFTDDPVILWLDAVGW
- a CDS encoding glycosyl hydrolase, whose translation is MQPRTHRWFAPPAALLAALAALLAALAAVVFAVRSTPARGDDGPPVSPLLWGENLTLDPNSLNSDWFLTQPALRAGLAAAHTSVIRMPVRGPSPDQAGIANRAEFQLAARQVRELGLTPLVILRNPQDPDLLADDTEVVRYVNSVFGNQPVYYEWANETDLPGSPGQVGAADYVASWNHTVPALKAAANPGARFLGPAGYQLNTADLSYLKTFLAGANPRPDAVSWHEYTCNDATKTEDQCLAALGSWPKHLTAARNLMTDTIGQQLPIWVTEWNYTPDIVHGDGKHADADFLRRWTTTALQTLAANGVTASMHFDVRNQQQDHLPLVEGDGTLAPEGIAFKAAYDALAGTPPTTTTTTSVPAPGPKYSFEDAGLDGWAGTGHVSALAGSTDVGGEDGTHALRVTFTSNSAADQPYVHVNPPGGGPGAGRPLTAHFYVPGTTTATVTAKLYVQDLSGTWHIGADTVLSQRGSWTELSYTPSGYSGNAQQIGVQLRESPVGTAATVYLDAVGW
- a CDS encoding helix-turn-helix domain-containing protein, with amino-acid sequence MRAAIGDTHADVGRRRHGSGRAEAARAGIARKAGLRRLPRPRVAPQPQPPGRLRAVAAVEAGQHPEEVAVTLGMARSTVFGWIAKYRDGGKQALKARSGGVPTGQPWPGHRAGAASLRPNQIHRDIRPHHPARWPGGQSQDSSRQSAA
- a CDS encoding HEAT repeat domain-containing protein, producing MHEHGDSDAAMGDALVARLVNLEPIKPDEWPEARIEAHKALYQYAHAVVSDPAGPAWLTTLAAHPNSPVRAIAVRALGSGHDPAHQPILVQALSDPAAHVVQAALEGLTAQSSDEVFDRLVELLNETDRARAWTGRSAAQRIAETSDPRRLDVLAHALGQVHHGAAHDITRALSRAGDLGVAPVLIEHLRHRRPGRFAAAEVLGNLRVAEATGPLIDVLRESDGPQSLPVVEALGKLEALEAAPAIVPLLDHSSSYVRECALLALNRIGGPLATPAALKATDDVHPVIRARAFRVLAKHGDHRALGRLAAACDSWHVHTALTGLVRLADDSVAPTLVQVLLATDERRVRKLAGRILARIGTQHYLPSHDPDPLVRRAIVWIIGQRADPAHIWTLTNALKDEDELVRSRAAAALGRITHDKTLPLLTEALHDPRPRVRANAATALGRTDPDSLRSLLADALVDPHPAVRSAAAAALRASPLRHDPHLQPP